A region from the Candidatus Rokuibacteriota bacterium genome encodes:
- the hisC gene encoding histidinol-phosphate transaminase, giving the protein MRRLWRPVLDSLTPYDAGKPLEELERELGLAEIIRLSANESPLGPSPRAVEAVVREARRAHLYPDGGGLALRRALAEHLGVAPEAVLLGNGADELLALIAAAAFEPGDEVVIPRPSFEPYGTAATLAGATPVWSPLVNYETDLADVAARVTPRTKALILCSPHNPAGSVIRVGPLERLLADLGSDPPLVILDEAYRDFAEDPEAADGVALGRRHPTLIALRTFSKVAGLAGLRVGYAVAQSEVIDRLNRVRAPYNVNRLAQAAALAALADREHWERTVRLVREERRHLTTELTRRGFRVVPSEANFLLVGVSADADALRERLFRSGILVRAGAPLGFPGHLRITVGTRAQNDRLLAVLDGARA; this is encoded by the coding sequence CGGCCAGTCCTCGATTCCCTGACCCCCTACGACGCGGGGAAACCTCTCGAGGAACTGGAGCGGGAACTCGGCCTCGCCGAGATCATCAGGCTCTCGGCCAACGAGAGCCCGCTCGGGCCCTCGCCCCGCGCGGTAGAGGCTGTCGTCCGGGAGGCGCGCCGCGCCCACCTCTATCCCGACGGCGGCGGCCTCGCCCTCCGGCGCGCCCTGGCCGAGCACCTCGGGGTGGCTCCCGAGGCGGTGCTCCTCGGCAACGGCGCGGACGAGCTTCTCGCGCTCATCGCCGCGGCGGCCTTCGAGCCCGGCGACGAGGTGGTGATCCCGCGCCCCTCCTTCGAGCCCTACGGCACCGCGGCGACCCTCGCGGGGGCCACGCCCGTCTGGAGTCCGCTCGTGAACTACGAGACCGACCTCGCTGACGTCGCTGCGCGCGTGACGCCCCGGACCAAAGCCCTGATCCTCTGCTCCCCCCACAACCCCGCCGGGAGCGTCATCCGCGTCGGTCCGCTCGAACGCCTCCTTGCCGACCTCGGCAGCGATCCGCCCCTGGTCATCCTGGACGAGGCCTACCGCGACTTCGCCGAGGACCCCGAAGCGGCGGACGGCGTGGCACTCGGGCGGCGCCACCCGACGCTCATTGCGCTGCGGACCTTCTCCAAGGTCGCGGGGCTCGCCGGCCTTCGCGTGGGCTACGCCGTCGCGCAGTCCGAGGTCATCGATCGGCTAAACCGGGTGCGCGCGCCGTACAACGTCAACCGGCTCGCCCAGGCGGCCGCGCTCGCGGCGCTGGCCGACCGGGAGCACTGGGAGCGGACCGTCCGGCTGGTTCGGGAGGAGCGCCGCCATCTGACCACCGAGCTGACGAGGCGGGGCTTCCGGGTCGTCCCCTCAGAGGCCAACTTTCTCCTGGTCGGGGTCAGCGCCGACGCCGACGCGCTGCGCGAGAGGCTCTTTCGCTCCGGAATCCTGGTGCGCGCGGGGGCGCCGCTCGGCTTTCCCGGCCACCTCCGGATCACGGTGGGGACGCGCGCGCAGAACGACCGGCTCCTCGCCGTCCTCGACGGGGCGCGCGCCTGA
- a CDS encoding P1 family peptidase, with protein sequence MITDVPGIRVGHATDRTGLTGCSVVLCDRPAVGGVELRGWACGVHGLDFLDPRHLVPTLDGVLLSGGSAFGLEAVFGVMQWLEERGVGFRAGPTVVPHVAGAILFDLSVGDHRARPTRAMGYQACLNARAGQVEEGSIGAGTGATVGKLFGIARAMKGGIGSASIGLGEAIVGALVAVNAFGDIRDPETGRLLAGTRRAPGDLGLVDTAAELSRGAPLRGFGPLQHTTIGVLATNCRLTKPEALKVAQLGMTGFARAVSPPHTAVDGDVLFCLSVGDVPAEPTAVGLAAAEAAAQAIVRAIRAATPLPGLPAWHDLPRDA encoded by the coding sequence GTGATCACCGACGTCCCGGGCATCCGGGTCGGCCATGCCACGGACCGGACGGGGCTCACCGGATGCTCCGTCGTCCTCTGCGATCGGCCCGCCGTCGGCGGAGTCGAGCTGCGCGGCTGGGCCTGCGGCGTCCACGGCCTCGACTTCCTCGACCCGCGCCACCTGGTCCCCACCCTCGACGGCGTGCTCCTGTCCGGCGGGAGCGCCTTCGGCCTCGAGGCGGTCTTCGGCGTGATGCAGTGGCTCGAAGAGCGCGGTGTCGGCTTCAGGGCCGGCCCCACCGTCGTCCCCCACGTGGCGGGCGCGATCCTCTTCGATCTCTCGGTGGGGGACCATCGGGCCCGGCCCACGCGGGCCATGGGCTACCAGGCGTGCCTCAACGCCCGCGCCGGTCAGGTCGAAGAGGGAAGCATCGGGGCGGGGACCGGGGCCACCGTCGGCAAGCTCTTCGGGATCGCGCGGGCGATGAAAGGCGGGATCGGCAGCGCGAGCATCGGGCTGGGGGAGGCAATCGTCGGCGCTCTCGTCGCGGTGAATGCGTTCGGCGACATCAGGGACCCGGAGACAGGCCGGCTGCTCGCGGGAACCCGGCGCGCTCCGGGGGACCTGGGGCTCGTCGACACCGCCGCCGAGTTGAGCCGGGGCGCGCCGCTCCGCGGGTTCGGTCCCCTTCAGCACACGACGATCGGCGTCCTTGCCACGAACTGCAGGCTGACGAAGCCGGAGGCGCTGAAGGTCGCCCAGCTCGGCATGACCGGCTTCGCGCGCGCCGTTTCCCCGCCCCACACGGCGGTGGACGGCGACGTGCTCTTCTGCCTGTCAGTGGGGGATGTCCCGGCCGAGCCGACCGCGGTCGGCCTCGCCGCGGCCGAGGCCGCGGCCCAGGCCATCGTCCGCGCGATCAGGGCTGCGACCCCACTTCCCGGCCTCCCGGCCTGGCACGACCTCCCGAGGGATGCGTGA